caaatgttttaaaaatcctataaggcatggtcaagatacagtcCGGACAAGGTTCAGTCCAGATGAACTGACACGCACAAGGAATCtccattgtgacaactatgtatCGTTCACAACAAGCTGGCTAGACAAAACCAGTCTTAATCATACCATAATTCTCAATcctttcatattttaattcaacACACTTGACATAAACAAGTATAAACAAAAATGGCACTCATGTTTGTTAAACAACGTAACATAATCCTGTAATGACAtgaagttaaaataaatttccCAAATAAGGCTAAAATTTCATTATAACAGTTGAAAAATACATCAAGATAAATGtcttacaattttaaatgtacaaaacaatatagctttgatttattttttaaatatactagTAGGTAGTTGGTAGgaacaattcatttaacatgaatacgaatagtaaataaaacacattaataagTGTTATACAGAAAGTATCAGGGTAAATTACGCATTACAACAGCTTCATACAAGTGCCATGAATTCACATtagtaaaacaataacaaaaatagcataaataaaaaaataaacattaaatagcaaaacaatattGCACTTGAATCACATTTCTGTAAATTTCGGTTTACACACGTATTGCACAATTTGTTTTTGGTCAAATTGTATAAGGTGATGATTTAACAAACTTGGGTCTAGTTTTACATCCAGGGAAAGTTTCTTCACACCAACTTTATAAAAGTGGACTTACAGACCGATGCATTATAACAAAACCTACGACTAAAGATTCAATGAACAatgttcatattaaaatatgtaccGTATATCTCTCTTAGATCTTTTGTGTCTGTCTGTGAATACATGTAACACCTTATACCCCTTTTAGGAGGATGCCtggttaaacaaatatatttttatagatatataaaaaatcacaaCTTGTCATGTAAAATAGCTCATCATTCACACTATCCACAATATAACAGCATCATAACTACACAACACTTCAGTAAAACTGCTGTTTGCAAATAAAGAtagcatttaaatgttttgcagCATTGATTGATTCTTGTTTTTGCTCCACACAATGCCATCaagaaaattacaaataaaGTGCAACATCAATGGCCTGTAAATCAACTTTACACGTAACAAATTTTAACCACCAACAGCATTTTAGCTTATTCTTGTACATATCTTGTGGAACTAACCACTGAAGAGGCAGGTTCTTTACCCTGTAAAGCTTCAATTCATATAGATTGGTTTCACTTCAACCAGCCATTTAAATCCAAGCTTTAACTTACAAAAACGTCAAATGAATGCTTGGAAGACCTGAAACTGACTGTCAGAAGCTGCCATTCAGTAGGTATAAGATGATTGTCCCCTCGGTGCAAAATGACATTGCGactgttatttgttttactgaATGACCAGCACAGTGTGCttagtttatttgcaaaaagtAGTAATAcattatgtgaaaaaataaaaataacaatcagCCAATTTTGATAATAACATGTTTGCCCTAATTTAACAACTAAATTCATAATTTATCACAGCATTATATCTTGGGACCACTTTTATCAATAGTAGTTGTCTTTTTAAGAGACATTCCTTTCCGGATATCACCAAGGAGAGCTGTTCTCCCAGAGCTGGGCGGGGGAGGGGCTGCCGAGCCCCCAGGGGGAGGGGGTGGAGGTGGTGGTCCagggggagggggtgggggtgcTGGTccagggggtgggggtgggggagggACAGCTGCTGGAGGGGGTGGTGGAGCAGGTGCCCCTGGGGGAGGAGAGGGAACTGGGAAAGTGTCTGTTGCCATGGAGGAAGAACGTTGCATATGAGTTCTGGACATGCTGTCTCTCCGGTCCAAATTAGCTGCTGTTGATGATGAACGGCGCACCTTGGATTTTCTGAAGTGGTCATAAAGTGAAAATAAGTCATtgaactatatataaatatccatGTAGTTATTGATTTGATACCCTTAGAAGGCAATAACAATGCTTAGTGTTCATTATCACCTTGTTTGTAACCTTCTTTAtctattgttttgtgtttatgtcttttttttctcatttcacTTTCAaagaactacatgtatgtaggaATTGCTGTCTTTACCTTTTGCCTGCAATTAGCTCCCCTCTGTTTATTGATTTCACTAAATTTCTCATATCTTTGCTTAAATTAATCTGAAAGAGAAAACATAGTTGCATTACCAGCACATATATTTCCATTCCTCATGGATTGTACGccttaataatttcaaatgaatttggtaaatgaaaatgttaaaattattcaaatgattGCCTAGGAGAAAAGACGTTGAAAAGTGACTTTGTTTAAACAAGttaattttgcatatttatagcAAGGCCTGTTATtctgactttaataattgttgagttatgcccctttactCTTGTGAAATAGAAAAACAAGCTCTGGTGTTAGATGTTTTGATGCAACATGTTCAGTTATGATGTAAGAAGGGTACATACAGGAGAAAAACTGAAACTATCCAACGCAGGCAGCTGAACAGGCTGGAAAAACTCGTGGTCTGCAACCTGGAAGGAAAATCATACAGTACTGGACTGCTTTCATCAGAAATATACACAGCCATATGGACATAAAGAATTATTGACacagagaaaaatatataatagaaGAAAATAGTAGTCAACTTAGTTGTGatcaagaatttaaaaaaaaattgccataTAATCTATGGtgatattttttacatgttatgATTAATACCCAGAACACATGTTGTTTATACAATGTAATTACTTCAGTCATAAAGAAACTAAAAAGTACCTCTTTTATGCTTGGATACTTTTTATCCTCaggaaatatataatttagtaactgaaaaaagaaacatgacaATTAAACACATTTGGTCTAAAACTATAATCACAAGAcaaactttcagaaaaaaaaatattgtcatcagagaaaaagtattttaaagctCTATAAATAAAAGTAAGTTAGAATACCAgtatattggttttaaagagaTATGTGTATATTCATTGTGTACTTACGCTGACAATGTGTGGGTTTTGGACCCTGCTGAGATGTGCAGGAGTCGGGTGGGCGGAGTCTAGCTCCTCACCTAGATGCATCTCGTAGATGAGGTGACCTGCAGTGTACAAAACTGGAGTAAATACTTCACCTACAGAGTTAACTTCAAACTTTACAGCCAGCTAACCATTCCTCACCAAAACACTAAAAAGTGaaattttataatcatattatgaATAAGGATagtttttaaattgtcatgGTATATACCATGGCTTCACATGTTAAGCAGCTGTATATTAATTTTCGAGATACCAACCAGGATGAAGCCCTTTGTGCTAATTGAGATATTCATGAAGACATACATAGAAGTATGACAGTTAGTCAAAGTATTGGCATGCTACTGACCAAGGCAGAGTACATCAATAGCTGCTGGGTTGTTCCTGATCTTGCGTTTAACCCGGGGTAGAATTCTGGGCTCCTCCCCTATCAGGCTGCTCTCAATACCCATTATCCTGCAGGCAAACATTTTCACAGCATATTACCATACAATATAGACaataatattgattaaaatcatacATATGTAGTGCCAATCATTTTGGGAAATTATTGATCATCCATATGTATAAGTATTagtacatgtttatttcaagtgaatattcatttaagaacattgtatttttatcaacaattatCAATTTATCCATATTCAAATCATATTTCAATCAAGGCTATTGAAACAGACTACATTGCTAGGTGCAACTAGTGGACATCAAACCAACAACTCTGTTCACCTCGGTTCTGTACTTTGTCACTATAAAAGCTTGCTCAATAGCGAAACAGTTAACATGTAAGTACAGATTGTACagcaatataattaattttgcaatacCTAGTTACACTTATACAGTGTTTATGATCATTAACCATTCAACCAGACAACACCCCTATCCAGTCTATTACCTGCAGCTGTTTACCTGAACGGCAATATTCCCGGAGTGTATATGGCCGTGGGGCGGGAAACCTTTCTCCTCCAGATACAACAGCGCCTGGAAAAATCAGTTGGTATATAATAACATGTTGCCAAATGaccataaaataaacattaaaaacagttAC
The sequence above is drawn from the Mya arenaria isolate MELC-2E11 chromosome 14, ASM2691426v1 genome and encodes:
- the LOC128217038 gene encoding slowpoke-binding protein-like, yielding MDFDTFLKDYIWVPIVIGVLLLAIVVMLICYYCKCCKRGNDYEYVPLRSDEFNKGGGRRMDMSYGRRLDMERTNTLRANYTTAWMNAQYHLRVHPQFTDLLQLPQLGWRQDKNWFKVNLKTSSTTVVIMSMVVKPDRLMCPFTEHWGRTVHDMLGLLKHPYIYPVHDIQFMVDQNLVVVKYPLCKRGSLKDFIYQCSCTDPWGVKYKTKRRGLNMTQIRAFGKQTLMALLYLEEKGFPPHGHIHSGNIAVQVNSCRIMGIESSLIGEEPRILPRVKRKIRNNPAAIDVLCLGHLIYEMHLGEELDSAHPTPAHLSRVQNPHIVSLLNYIFPEDKKYPSIKEVADHEFFQPVQLPALDSFSFSPINLSKDMRNLVKSINRGELIAGKRKSKVRRSSSTAANLDRRDSMSRTHMQRSSSMATDTFPVPSPPPGAPAPPPPPAAVPPPPPPPGPAPPPPPPGPPPPPPPPGGSAAPPPPSSGRTALLGDIRKGMSLKKTTTIDKSGPKI